The following are encoded together in the Monodelphis domestica isolate mMonDom1 chromosome 5, mMonDom1.pri, whole genome shotgun sequence genome:
- the NPFF gene encoding pro-FMRFamide-related neuropeptide FF: protein MDSGRLAVLLALLLLALGARGQAGGAGKKLGGVGARAFLEEENGRPSGPEAQTPASLLRALLQALKRPGRSQAFLFQPQRFGRDDRRSPGKQGLSPQSAEGPSPRFWSLAAPQRFGKK from the exons ATGGACTCTGGGCGCCTGGCCGTGCTACTGGCGCTGCTGCTGCTGGCGCTCGGAGCCAGGGGCCAGGCTGGAGGTGCAGGGAAGAAGCTGGGCGGCGTCGGGGCCCGCGCTTTTCTG gaggaagagaatggacGCCCCTCGGGGCCAGAGGCGCAAACGCCAGCGTCCCTGCTGCGGGCCCTGCTGCAGGCCCTGAAGAGACCCGGCCGCAGCCAGGCCTTTCTGTTCCAGCCACAGAG GTTCGGCCGGGACGATCGGAGGAGCCCGGGGAAGCAGGGGCTGAGCCCCCAGTCCGCGGAAGGGCCCAGTCCTCGCTTCTGGAGCCTGGCCGCCCCCCAGCGCTTCGGGAAGAAGTGA
- the TARBP2 gene encoding RISC-loading complex subunit TARBP2 isoform X4, which translates to MLAASPGKTPISLLQEYGTRIGKTPVYDLLKAEGQAHQPNFTFRVTVGDTSCTGQGPSKKAAKHKAAEVALKYLKGGNMLEPLLEDGRSPPGEVKAPVSPQQSECNPVGALQELVVQKGWRLPEYTVTQESGPAHRKEFTMTCRVERFMEIGSGTSKKLAKRNAAAKMLLRVHTVPLDPRDGPEAEPDDDHFNIGISSRVDGLRGRSPGCTWDSLRNSAGEKILSLRSCPLGSLGPGCCSVLSELSEEQAFHVSYLDIDELSLSGLCQCLVELSTQPATVCHGSAPTREAARGEAARHALQYLKIMAGGK; encoded by the exons ATGCTGGCGGCCAGTCCTGGCAAGACCCCAATCAGCCTTCTGCAGGAGTATGGGACCAGAATAGGGAAGACTCCTGTGTACGACCTCCTCAAAGCCGAGGGCCAAGCCCACCAGCCCAATTTCACCTTCCGAGTCACCGTCGGTGACACCAGCTGCACTG GTCAGGGCCCCAGCAAGAAAGCCGCCAAGCACAAAGCAGCTGAGGTGGCCCTCAAATACTTGAAGGGAGGAAACATGTTGGAGCCGCTTCTGgaggatggaag GAGCCCCCCGGGGGAGGTCAAGGCCCCCGTTTCTCCTCAGCAGTCCGAGTGTAACCCCGTGGGAGCTTTGCAG GAGCTGGTGGTGCAGAAAGGCTGGCGGCTGCCAGAGTACACAGTGACCCAGGAGTCGGGCCCCGCGCACCGGAAGGAGTTCACCATGACCTGCCGGGTGGAGCGTTTCATGGAGATCG GCAGCGGCACCTCCAAGAAGCTGGCCAAGCGCAACGCTGCGGCCAAGATGCTGCTGAGGGTGCACACGGTGCCCCTGGACCCCCGGGACGGGCCGGAGGCTGAGCCCGACGACGACCACTTCAACATC GGCATCAGCTCCCGCGTGGACGGCCTCCGGGGCCGCAGCCCGGGCTGCACCTGGGACTCCCTCCGCAATTCAGCGGGCGAGAAGATCCTGTCGCTGCGGAGCTGCCCCCTGGGCTCTCTGGGCCCCGGCTGCTGCAGCGTGCTCAGCGAGCTCTCCGAGGAGCAGGCCTTCCACGTCAGCTACCTGGACATCG ATGAGCTGAGTCTGAGCGGCCTCTGCCAGTGCCTGGTGGAACTGTCCACGCAGCCGGCCACGGTGTGCCACGGCTCGGCGCCCACCCGGGAGGCGGCCCGCGGGGAGGCCGCCCGCCACGCTCTCCAGTACCTCAAGATCATGGCCGGGGGCAAGTGA
- the TARBP2 gene encoding RISC-loading complex subunit TARBP2 isoform X3, whose translation MLAASPGKTPISLLQEYGTRIGKTPVYDLLKAEGQAHQPNFTFRVTVGDTSCTGEGASGAQARGQGPSKKAAKHKAAEVALKYLKGGNMLEPLLEDGRSPPGEVKAPVSPQQSECNPVGALQELVVQKGWRLPEYTVTQESGPAHRKEFTMTCRVERFMEIGSGTSKKLAKRNAAAKMLLRVHTVPLDPRDGPEAEPDDDHFNIGISSRVDGLRGRSPGCTWDSLRNSAGEKILSLRSCPLGSLGPGCCSVLSELSEEQAFHVSYLDIDELSLSGLCQCLVELSTQPATVCHGSAPTREAARGEAARHALQYLKIMAGGK comes from the exons ATGCTGGCGGCCAGTCCTGGCAAGACCCCAATCAGCCTTCTGCAGGAGTATGGGACCAGAATAGGGAAGACTCCTGTGTACGACCTCCTCAAAGCCGAGGGCCAAGCCCACCAGCCCAATTTCACCTTCCGAGTCACCGTCGGTGACACCAGCTGCACTGGTGAGGGGGCGTCGGGTGCCCAGGCCAGGG GTCAGGGCCCCAGCAAGAAAGCCGCCAAGCACAAAGCAGCTGAGGTGGCCCTCAAATACTTGAAGGGAGGAAACATGTTGGAGCCGCTTCTGgaggatggaag GAGCCCCCCGGGGGAGGTCAAGGCCCCCGTTTCTCCTCAGCAGTCCGAGTGTAACCCCGTGGGAGCTTTGCAG GAGCTGGTGGTGCAGAAAGGCTGGCGGCTGCCAGAGTACACAGTGACCCAGGAGTCGGGCCCCGCGCACCGGAAGGAGTTCACCATGACCTGCCGGGTGGAGCGTTTCATGGAGATCG GCAGCGGCACCTCCAAGAAGCTGGCCAAGCGCAACGCTGCGGCCAAGATGCTGCTGAGGGTGCACACGGTGCCCCTGGACCCCCGGGACGGGCCGGAGGCTGAGCCCGACGACGACCACTTCAACATC GGCATCAGCTCCCGCGTGGACGGCCTCCGGGGCCGCAGCCCGGGCTGCACCTGGGACTCCCTCCGCAATTCAGCGGGCGAGAAGATCCTGTCGCTGCGGAGCTGCCCCCTGGGCTCTCTGGGCCCCGGCTGCTGCAGCGTGCTCAGCGAGCTCTCCGAGGAGCAGGCCTTCCACGTCAGCTACCTGGACATCG ATGAGCTGAGTCTGAGCGGCCTCTGCCAGTGCCTGGTGGAACTGTCCACGCAGCCGGCCACGGTGTGCCACGGCTCGGCGCCCACCCGGGAGGCGGCCCGCGGGGAGGCCGCCCGCCACGCTCTCCAGTACCTCAAGATCATGGCCGGGGGCAAGTGA